From a region of the uncultured Desulfatiglans sp. genome:
- the cfa gene encoding cyclopropane fatty acyl phospholipid synthase (unsaturated-phospholipid methyltransferase) (Evidence 2a : Function from experimental evidences in other organisms; PubMedId : 20353464, 1445840; Product type e : enzyme), with product MIADAVQGLLRQAGITVNGPEPWDIQVENQRWYSRVWREQSLGLGESYMDGWWNCPRLDEMFHRLLRAGTEEKIRSNLRSLMLAVPAALFNLQSRARSRIIAEHHYDLGNDLFFSFLDPYKQYSCACFENTRDLAEAQRKKLDLICRKLNLTAGDHLLDIGCGWGGLARFAAERTGCTVTAVNISREQLRYARDFCQGLPVHFLDKDYRLITGRFDKIVSVGMFEHVGRKNYRTFMKTVYRCLKDDGIFLLHTIGGNLSRIGCDPWITRYIFPNGMLPSIAQISRAAEGLFVVEDWHNLGPHYDATLMAWHERFRRAWPKLEGRYDDRFRRMWEYYLLSCAGAFRSRSIQLWQIVMTKAGPGTPQPQCRF from the coding sequence ATGATAGCCGATGCAGTGCAGGGCCTTTTGAGGCAGGCCGGTATTACGGTCAACGGCCCCGAACCATGGGATATCCAGGTCGAAAACCAGCGCTGGTACAGCCGGGTCTGGCGGGAGCAAAGCCTCGGGCTGGGCGAGTCCTACATGGATGGCTGGTGGAACTGCCCCCGCCTGGATGAGATGTTCCACCGGCTCCTGCGCGCAGGCACGGAGGAAAAGATCAGGAGCAACCTGCGCTCCCTGATGCTGGCGGTCCCGGCCGCGCTCTTCAACCTGCAATCCAGAGCGCGTTCCCGCATCATCGCCGAACACCATTACGATCTCGGAAACGACCTCTTTTTTTCCTTTCTGGATCCTTACAAGCAGTACAGCTGCGCCTGCTTCGAAAACACCCGGGACCTGGCCGAGGCCCAGCGGAAAAAGCTGGACCTGATTTGCCGAAAGCTGAACCTGACCGCTGGGGACCATCTGCTCGACATCGGATGCGGATGGGGCGGACTCGCGCGGTTCGCAGCGGAGCGCACCGGGTGCACCGTCACCGCCGTCAATATCTCCCGGGAGCAGCTCCGGTACGCCAGGGATTTCTGCCAGGGTCTCCCGGTGCATTTTCTGGACAAGGATTATCGGCTCATCACGGGGCGTTTCGACAAGATCGTCTCGGTTGGCATGTTCGAGCACGTGGGCCGCAAGAACTACCGCACCTTCATGAAGACGGTTTACCGCTGCCTGAAGGATGACGGCATCTTCCTGCTGCACACGATCGGCGGAAACCTGTCGCGCATCGGCTGCGACCCCTGGATCACCCGCTACATCTTCCCGAACGGCATGCTGCCGAGCATCGCGCAGATCTCCCGGGCCGCGGAAGGTCTTTTCGTGGTAGAGGACTGGCATAATCTCGGCCCCCACTACGACGCCACCCTGATGGCATGGCACGAGCGTTTCCGGCGGGCCTGGCCGAAGCTGGAGGGCCGGTACGACGACCGCTTCAGGCGCATGTGGGAATACTACCTGCTCTCTTGCGCCGGCGCGTTCCGCTCGCGCAGCATTCAGCTCTGGCAGATCGTCATGACCAAGGCCGGGCCCGGCACACCTCAGCCGCAATGCAGATTCTGA